The following proteins are co-located in the Candidatus Zixiibacteriota bacterium genome:
- the murI gene encoding glutamate racemase has protein sequence MMNNKPIGVFDSGVGGLTVLAAIMKELPDEDLVYFGDMGRTPYGPRSKDIIIQFTRQDVAFMLEQDVKFIVGACNSASAVAIDTVAAENAIGMLGVIKPGARAAIRTTKNGKVGIIGTQATIASDAYPKEIHEIDADIKVFSLACPLFVPLAEEGYQDKEATYLIAEDYLKILRENDIDTLVLGCTHYPLLKEPIQKAVGDSVTIIDSATFTATELKQYLEKNNLLKEESTPATYKYFVSDVPEKFVPVAERFLGQRIENIIRVDITKY, from the coding sequence ATGATGAATAATAAGCCGATAGGCGTTTTTGATTCGGGAGTCGGCGGATTAACGGTTCTGGCGGCTATTATGAAAGAGCTGCCTGATGAAGATTTAGTCTATTTCGGCGATATGGGCCGGACTCCTTATGGTCCTCGTTCCAAAGACATCATCATTCAGTTTACCCGGCAGGATGTTGCTTTCATGCTCGAACAGGATGTCAAATTCATTGTCGGCGCGTGCAATTCGGCCTCGGCGGTAGCAATCGATACTGTCGCCGCTGAAAATGCAATCGGGATGCTGGGTGTAATAAAGCCGGGTGCGCGGGCGGCCATCCGGACTACTAAAAACGGTAAAGTCGGCATTATCGGCACCCAGGCGACCATAGCATCGGATGCTTACCCAAAGGAAATCCATGAAATCGATGCCGACATAAAAGTATTTTCGCTGGCCTGTCCCCTGTTTGTGCCTCTCGCTGAAGAAGGGTATCAGGACAAAGAAGCGACATATCTAATAGCCGAAGATTATTTGAAAATCCTGCGTGAAAATGATATCGATACGCTGGTTTTGGGTTGCACTCATTATCCGTTATTAAAGGAGCCGATTCAGAAGGCGGTGGGCGACAGCGTTACTATCATTGACTCAGCGACATTTACAGCAACAGAATTGAAACAGTATCTCGAGAAAAATAATTTGCTTAAAGAAGAATCGACTCCGGCGACATATAAGTATTTTGTCTCGGATGTACCGGAGAAATTCGTCCCCGTCGCGGAGAGGTTTCTGGGACAACGAATTGAGAACATAATCCGGGTCGATATAACGAAGTATTGA